From the genome of Methylomonas sp. UP202, one region includes:
- a CDS encoding addiction module protein — translation MDAQTITEQALKLAPAARAYIAEILIESLDYEDDFPVSEEWRQEIEKRCKEIDANSALLLDGEQVMAELRQRFL, via the coding sequence ATGGATGCACAAACGATAACCGAACAGGCTTTAAAACTGGCTCCGGCAGCAAGAGCGTATATCGCGGAAATACTGATCGAAAGCCTGGACTATGAAGACGATTTTCCGGTTTCCGAGGAGTGGAGGCAAGAAATTGAAAAGCGTTGCAAGGAAATAGACGCCAATTCGGCGCTACTGCTGGATGGCGAACAAGTCATGGCGGAGCTAAGACAGCGCTTTTTATGA
- a CDS encoding TetR/AcrR family transcriptional regulator, which translates to MSSLKPKQVKKDRLLEQGVSLLLEKGYHATGLKEILDTVQIPKGSFYAYFESKERFAAEAIHHYIEPFIVRLTGHLQNPELDGLGALKAYYAELIAEVAKTGFKGGCLLGNLMGEIGDTSPLCRDALLDAVGRYADLQKTALERGQKDGTVRTDKTAKSMADLMLNGWQGALLRMKVEQSVEPLQAVCRDLLDDYFRV; encoded by the coding sequence ATGTCATCGCTAAAGCCGAAACAAGTCAAAAAAGATCGATTGCTCGAGCAGGGCGTCAGTTTGCTGCTGGAAAAAGGCTATCACGCCACCGGCCTGAAAGAGATCTTGGACACCGTGCAAATTCCCAAGGGCTCGTTTTACGCCTATTTCGAAAGCAAGGAACGCTTCGCCGCCGAAGCGATCCATCATTACATCGAGCCTTTTATCGTCCGCTTGACCGGGCATTTGCAAAACCCGGAATTGGACGGACTGGGCGCATTGAAAGCGTATTACGCGGAATTGATAGCGGAAGTGGCCAAAACCGGTTTCAAGGGCGGTTGTCTGCTGGGCAATTTGATGGGGGAAATCGGCGATACCAGTCCGCTATGCCGCGACGCCTTGCTGGACGCGGTCGGTCGCTACGCCGATTTGCAGAAAACCGCGCTGGAGCGCGGCCAGAAAGACGGTACAGTACGCACCGATAAGACCGCGAAAAGTATGGCGGATTTGATGTTAAACGGCTGGCAGGGCGCGTTGTTGCGGATGAAAGTCGAGCAGTCGGTTGAACCCTTGCAGGCTGTTTGTCGGGATTTGCTGGATGATTATTTTAGGGTTTGA
- a CDS encoding type II toxin-antitoxin system RelE/ParE family toxin codes for MKYFLHPQAREELEQAILFYQKQQAGLEKRFIEAVDDAIHRVCRNPMLYRKMDDETRKCRILHFPYALVYRENLGRLQILPWCI; via the coding sequence ATGAAATATTTCCTGCATCCTCAGGCCCGCGAGGAGTTGGAACAAGCAATATTGTTTTATCAAAAACAACAAGCAGGTTTGGAAAAGCGATTTATAGAGGCGGTGGACGATGCCATTCACCGGGTTTGTCGCAATCCGATGCTGTATCGAAAGATGGATGATGAAACTCGAAAATGTCGGATATTGCATTTTCCGTATGCGCTGGTGTACCGGGAAAATCTCGGGAGATTGCAGATTTTGCCGTGGTGCATTTAA
- a CDS encoding DUF4242 domain-containing protein: MPKYIIERDIPGAGQFTQAELQGISQKSCGVLRDMGPRIQWLHSYVTGDKVYCIYIADNEQAIREHAEQGGFPANRIEEIKTVIDPTTGD, from the coding sequence ATGCCCAAATACATCATCGAACGCGACATTCCCGGCGCCGGCCAGTTCACGCAAGCCGAGTTGCAAGGCATTTCCCAAAAATCCTGCGGCGTGTTGCGCGATATGGGGCCGCGCATCCAGTGGCTGCACAGCTATGTGACCGGCGACAAGGTGTATTGCATTTATATCGCCGACAACGAACAAGCGATACGCGAACACGCCGAGCAAGGGGGTTTTCCGGCCAATCGGATAGAAGAAATCAAGACCGTGATCGATCCGACCACGGGGGACTGA
- the dcd gene encoding dCTP deaminase: MSIKSDQWIRKMSEQHGMIEPFQAGQVRESAQGRIISYGTSSYGYDVRCSNEFKIFTNINSTIVDPKDFDEASFVDVKSDVCIIPPNSFALARTVEYFRIPRDVLVVCLGKSTYARCGIIVNVTPLEPEWEGHVTLEFSNTTPLPAKIYANEGVAQMLFFGGDEVCETSYRDRGGKYQGQTGVTLPKA; this comes from the coding sequence ATGAGCATCAAATCAGACCAGTGGATACGCAAAATGTCCGAGCAACACGGCATGATAGAGCCGTTTCAGGCCGGCCAAGTTCGCGAATCCGCTCAAGGCCGGATCATCTCTTACGGGACGTCCAGCTATGGCTACGACGTACGCTGTTCCAACGAATTCAAAATTTTCACCAACATCAACTCGACTATCGTCGATCCAAAAGATTTCGACGAGGCCAGCTTTGTCGATGTCAAGTCAGACGTCTGCATCATTCCGCCCAACTCGTTCGCGTTGGCGCGTACCGTTGAGTATTTCCGAATTCCGCGTGACGTGCTGGTGGTCTGCCTGGGCAAATCGACTTACGCCCGCTGCGGCATCATCGTCAACGTCACGCCGCTGGAACCGGAATGGGAAGGCCATGTGACCTTGGAGTTCTCGAATACCACGCCGCTGCCGGCCAAAATCTACGCCAACGAAGGCGTTGCCCAAATGCTGTTTTTCGGCGGCGACGAAGTCTGCGAAACCTCCTACAGGGACAGAGGCGGCAAATACCAGGGACAAACCGGCGTCACTTTACCCAAGGCCTGA